The region TGGCTAAATTAGTTCTGAGAGAGACTTTAAACATTATAGGCAGTTCTACTACTGTAAATATCCAAGCTTACTAACCAGCCAAGGTCACCTGATCTGGCCGCAAATAGTTACATTAGACCAGTTAGTTGAAGGGCCCACAGCAATACTGAGACCTTGACAATTTTATTGAAACTCATGAGCCTTTTTATACTCTTATCAGAATATAGTGGCAATTGCCATGATCAATAACAGTTGTCATTGCCAGGATACAGTGATGTTTGCTAATTTTACCAAGTATACAAGATTAATGTCTAAGACCATGTGTCCTGTCAATCTCCCATGCTTCTTTGACTACTAAGGGAatatacaaagaaacacaaaccTGCCTGAATGCTCACCGCTATCATCATCACCTCCACTCCCGTGAGAATGCTTCAGTTTCTTAAGACCTGAAAGGCACACAGTACCCCAGCAGCCACTAACTCTAACCTGTAAAACTTATTTAGCACTCTTCAACTTCATGATTCCCCACATACCATACTTTTCTattaagaagaaggaagcttcAAGCTCAGGATCTAATGCATCTCCACAATGAGATTTCAATGTCCAAAGGTATTTTGTCCAGCAAATCTCAGCAAATCATTCACCCCTTAGTGTTTAATGTAATGGTGAAATGTTCTAGTCTTTGAGACAAAATGATACTAGATTTAGTAAAAGGCAATACAGGGCTCAGGGGATAGTTAAGTCAGTAGAGTGCTCAAGTGTGAGGACTTGAGGTCaagcttacacacatacatgaagccTTTCTCATGAAGGCATCAATTCTAAGAAATTTGAAAAGGTGAAAACAAAAGCTGTAGTCTTGTATTTAGAacttattttaacataaaatttagCTATCAAAAGTCATTAGTTAATTGTATCTTCCTCAAGTTTAGCTTTGATCTAGAGCTATTGGAATAATTTTATTACAAACATCCTATCAGTATTTATATCTAAGATCCTTttgcaaaacaaaaagtaaaatttctCTTATTCACAATGGTGTAAAGGAATTgactagaaaatggaaaggaaaattaggatttacttttttctttccatcacTTTTTTCCTTCAGCCTCCTGGATGAAAACATCAGAGGTCGATCTGGAGTCTTCTTTAAAGGGAATAACTCAGCTCCTATGTGTGCCATGACCTAACAAGTTTGGGGCCacataattttcatttcaaaataaaaatattatttttggtaGCTTTTAAGTAAGATTCTAGTctggaatattttatatttaaatggcaCTTGAAGACACAGTGCCCTATCTTCTAGCATTCTATTCTGTGTTTTCTCATGTGCTCAGACATAGAAAATGAATCCCAAACAGGGACAGTTTATACCAGCTAATACAAACAGAgaatatacagaaaaacacatGTCAAAAATTTAAAGATCAACCATACATAGTCCCTCATTTAATAAAAGTGTCTCACTTAAAGCAAATGCATAAGAAAATATGCTTTTAATAATAAGAGTAATAATAACGAAAATAACTGGACTGAAGTTGTGTACATCCTATTGTGAATGGAATAAGTGAATGAGAGTCAGAGGGGAATGGAGATGGGGGGAATGTGAGAAATGTGGTTTGGGATCCTGTAGACATTTGTAACActtgggtttgttttgtctttatgttATGGCAATGTCAAGTCTTAAACCAAATCTGACTTAATGATTATGattatgtaaaaacaaacaaacaaacaaacaaacaaaacaccaaagaatactgactgctctcTGGGGGAATAAACAGAGATCAACACATAAAACAGTGCTTTTGTTCTAAAGGCTTTACAGTGATTTAAACAAGAAACAATGGTCTCTTATGAATATTTGATTATAAAATAAGTGATTTTAAGGCAATCACGTAAATGTTTCAAATAGTATTTGGGGCATATGTGTCTCTAGGAATTTCAAAATTTgcttaatataaaattatgtagCTTAATGTACTGGTGATGACTTAACTGAGTTTGAAAACAAGTGACATTTACTATCctgtattttcattcttctattgtACAGAGAATGATCCCAGAGAAACAgggaaaggacaaaaaaaaaaggcaaggcaTATAAAAACTTTTCTTAAGATTacagatttataaaaataagtaagtgagTAACAGACAGGGGAATTTTGTGTAAATGAGTAGTAATATGTCATTTAATAGATTGtcacaatttaaaaattgtttatttgcCCTTCAGTGTGGGCTGGGGctctgagcagaccttgggcactaGCTCCATACCCAGTCCCACAACATCCAGAAGCTCaaatcccaggtgctctaacatgcCAGGATCATGGTTGAGGAAGTCACAATATCTTCCCCAACAGCAAAATACCAGACTAACTGGGACCAGAGGGATCCAGAGACATAGGAACCCCCATTTAGCCAGTGGCATGAGTTTTTTTCCAGTCAAAGCTGGTCcttgagcagaccttgggcattAGCTTTGTACCCAGTCCCACAACATCCAGAAGGAGCTCAACACCCAGGCATTCTAAAatgcccaggatcacaggatcttaGGAACTTGGTCAAACAAGggtttcaggatcccagaggcagcttgactcccagaaGCTCTGACACACTGAATATCTCAGAATCATTGGATCCCAGAATCACATGATCACATAGAAAGATAGAGTCAGAGGAGTTCTTATACAACCAGAATCACAGGAGTGAGAGGTTCTAGTTAGAGAAAGTgggggcaggtagcactagagataaccagatggcaagaggaaaacataagaatataagcaacagaaaccaagaacccagttctcctaccaaaGCAAGTTCTGAATACATCATCACtcttgaaaagcaagattcagatctaaaattgcttctcatgatgatgagagaggactttaagaagtacataaataactcccttttaaaaatacaggagaacacaggtaaacagctagaagcccttaaagaggaaacacaaaaatcctttatagaattacagaaaaacacaactaaacaggagaagaaattgaacaataccatccaggatctaaaaatgaaaacagaaacaattaaaaatcagAATGAGATAACCCTGGAtaaagaaaacctaggaaagagatcaggagacctagatgcaagtatcaccaatagaatacatgagataaaagagagaatctcaggtgcagaagacaccatggaaaacattgacacagcagtcaaagaaaatgcaaaatgcaaaaagctcctaacacaaaacatctagaaaaaaacAGGACAcaaggagaaaaccaaacctaaagataataggtatagaggagagtgaagattcccaaattaaagggccattaaatatcttcaacaaaattataaaacttccctaacctaaagaaagagatgtgcatgaatatataagaagcctacagaactctaaatagactagaccagaaaagatattcctcctgtcacataataattaaaacaccaagtgcacaaaacaaagaaagaatattaaatgcagtaagtgAAAAAggtcaagaaacatataaaggcaaacctatgaGAATTATACCaaatttctcaccagagacaatgCAAGCTAAAAGATCATGGGCAGATGTCATATTAatcttaagagaacacaaacccAACCCAGGCTTCTTTActtagcaaaactctcaattaccataaatagagaaaccaaaatattacatgacaaaatgaaatttacacaatatctttctacgaATTCAGCCCTAAACAGGATaacagatggaaaactccaacacatggagagaaactacaccctagaaaagcaagaaagtattcTTCTAACAACAAATCCAAATAAAGATACCCACACAAGCATAATTCCActtataacaacaaaaaatgagaggaagcaacaatcactttttcttaatatctcttaacatcaatggacttatttccctaataaaaagatatagactaacagactggatacaataacaggacccagtattttgctgcatacaagaaatatacctcagtgaccaagacagacactacctctgAGTAAAAGGTTGAAAATTACTTTCAAGCAAATTGTCCCccaaacaagctggagtagccattctaatatcaaatagaATTGACTTTCGACCAAAAGTTGCCAAaaaaggaaggatacttcatactcatcaaaggaaaaatctaccaaaatgaacactcaattctgaatatctatgctccaaatacaagggcacccacattcataaaaaaaaaaaaaaaagaaaaaaactttactaaagctcaaagcacacattgcacctcatacaataatagtgggagacttcaacaccccattctaagcaatggacagatcatggaaaaagaaattaaactgagacacagtgaaactaacacaagttatgaaccaaatggatttaacagatctttatagaatatttcttcctaaaaccaaagaatataacttttttctcagaacctcatggcaccttctccaaaactgacagtataattgatcacaaaacatgcctcaacagatacaagaggactgaaataattccatgcatcctatcagatcaccagtAAGGCTtttcttcaataacaataaaaacaacagaaagtccacatacacatgaaagcctaacaaagctctactcaatgataacttggtcaaggaagaaataaagaaataaattaagaactttttagaatttaatgaaaatgaaggctcttcaTACAAAAACTTATGGGGCACAataaaaacagtgctaagaggaaaacttatagctataagtgcctccaaaaacaaactggagagagcatacactagcagcttgaaagcacacctgaaagctccacaacaaaattaagcaaatacacccaaaaggagtagacagtaggaaataatcaaaatcatggctgaaataaaccaagtagaaacagacaacaacaacaagaacaacaacaacaacaaaaaaaaaaaactatacaaagaatcaacaaagccaGAAGCTGTTTCTTTAAGAttagtcagactaaccagaggacacagagacagtgtccaaatttaaaaaatcagaaataaaaagggggacataacaacagaaacccagaaaatttaaaaaaaaaaaaaaagacatcagatcccactacaaaaacctatactcattaaaattggaaaatctggatgaaatggacaattttctagacagataccaagtgccaaagttaaatcagaatcagataaaccttctaaacagtcccataaaccctaaagaaatagaagcagtcattaaaagtctcccaaacaacaacaacagcaacaaaaacccaggaccagatgggtttagtgcataattctatcagaccttcaaagaagacctaataccaatactcttcaaactgttccacaaaatagaacagaaataacattacccaattcattctatgaaaccacaattatgCTTAATGCCTAAACAAGTCAAGGACCCCccaaaaagagaacttcagaccaatttcccttattaacatcaatgcaaaaatactcaataaaattctcacaaaccgaatcaaAACCACATCAAagtgatcattcaccatgatcaagtaggcttcatcacaggaatgcagggatggttcaatatatgaaaattcatcaatgtaatccactacataaacaaactcaaagaaaaaaatcacatgatcattttattagGTGCTGacaaagcatttgataaaattcaacatccctttatgttataagtcttggaaaaatcaggaattcaaggcccttactgaaacatagtgaaagcaatatatagcaaaccagtagccaacatcaaactaattggagagaaacttgaagcaatcccattaaaatcaaggtctagacaaggctgcccactctctccttatctatCCAATATAGTGCTTGAGGTTccagctagagcaattagacaacaaaaggaggtcaaagggatacatattggaaaggaaaaattcaaaatatcactatttgcaggttATACAATAAcatacttaagtgatcccaaaaattctaccagggaactcctaaatctgatgaaaaaaacttcagtaaagtggctggatataaaattaactcatacaaatcagtagtcttcctttactctaaggataaataggctgagaaagaaattaggggcatgacacccttcacaatagtcacaaataatataaaatacattggtgcAAATCTatccaagcaactgaaagatctttatgaccagaacttcaagtctctgaagaaagagatcgaagatgagcatctgcctctgtgtatgtcaggctctggcagacttctaaggaaaCAActaatcaggctcctgtcaacagccttatttataataaccagaagctggaaagaacccagatgtctttcaacagaggaatggatacagaaaatatggtacatttatacaatggagtagtacccaactattaaaaacaatgagttaatgaaattcttaggcaaatggatggaactagaaaatatcatcctgaatgaggtaacacaatcacaaaagaacacacatggtatgaatTCACTGATAAGTATATAGTAGCCCAAATACTTGGAATACCCAATATAcgattcacagaccacataaagctcaagaagaagaccaaaatgtgggtacTTCCGTACttcttagaatggggaacaaaatactcatgggatcaaATACCCAGTCAAAgtgtgtagcagagactgaaggaaaatccatccagagactgccccacctggggatccatcccatatacagtcaccaaacccagacactattgtggatgccaagaagtgcatgctgacaggaacctgatattgctgtctcctgagaggctctgctagagcctgacaaatatagaagCAGATGCTTGCTGctaaccactggactgagcaagGCGTTCCCAGTGGGGTAcccatggaggagttagagaaaggactgattgagctgaaggggtttgcaaccccataggaagaacaataacatCAACCAAACAgaacccccctcccccgcctctgccgccagagatcccagggactaaactaccaaccaaggagtacatatGGAGAGATCCTTGGCTCTAGCATCAAGTATAGCAGAGGATGGatttgttgggcatcaatgggaggagaggcccttggtcctgtaaagttTCAATGCCCTAGTATAGGTGAATTTAAGGATGgaaggcaggagtgtgtgggtggatggggaaaacaccctcataaaaacagGGGACAGGGGATGAGATTGAGGGTCTTGGCTGGGGGGGGGCGGtgaactgggaaagaggataacatttgaaatgcaaataaagaaaatatccaataaaaacataaacaaaagttgtttgtttaaattttttgagcTATAATTACAGAATTCCTCCCTTCTCATTTCTTGACAATCCTTCCATATACTTCACCTAGTTCTCTTCAATATTCATGTCCTCTCTGTTCATTAATtgttgtcatatatatatatatatatatatatatatatatatatatatgaccataACCCTAAcgctaacccctaaccctaaccctaattatatacataattatatatgtataacatatacatatattatacatttgtaTGATATAtagacaattatatatatatataatacatacatgtacatatatgtatttgtagagAAATCTgcgtgtataattttttttttttacaaaaaaggGACAATTGGTTCAAACCAATGGATTGGTTGGTTATGTTACAATATTGGTAACACTTTAAGttcttttaaataacaaaagtaaaagaataaatgtaatcatcttttaaaagatttaaaagatcTTTGTAAATCAAGTGCAAAATTCAATAACAATATTTAGTTAtatgagaaggaaggaaaagtataaaatgtatctGCTAAGATAAAAACATTTATAATTGTGGAGGATGAGTATGAATGGACCCCACAAGGAAAAATACtaagtcaaaatttaaaaaaaaaggaagtactGGACATAAAGTATGATGCATCATATAGTATTCATGATACAACATGTTATTATATGTGTAAAGATGTGCAGGAGCCTctgatatttttgtatttgtttacaaTGGCACTAGtcatatgtttgcatgtgtagcTATAAACAATAGAAACACAATGAAAGACAAGGGGAGTGGAAAGTTTTCTACCTCATCTTCCCTAGGGAATATACAATCCCACAAGTAAAATTAGAGTTGAAGATTATCTCACAGGGTACCAGAGGGAAATCATCTTAATTACTGTATAAATAATGTCTTAGACATGTTCTTCCAAAAGGATATTAATTAAGGAATAGGATCTCGGAGAGGTGTCTATATCAAGTCATAAAGATAATGGCACTCAAATAAAATGATTTACATAACTCTACTTGGTATTATGTCAAGACAAGAAATGAAGACTATTTATATTTCTGTTCTGTGGaaagaataatattaataaaaaatgatgGTCTTAATCCAACACTTGGATAAAGTCAGATATTGAGATTTGCAAATGCTCAGGAGAGGAGGGATATTAATACCGAATTACCATTTCCTTCAGAAGCAAAGTTGTTTCTCTGAAGGGACCAAAGGCAAAGAGCAGACCACAGGCAAAGTCTGAGTCCTCTACACAGAAGGGTAAGCATTATTATTGTGCTTTCATGTGCTTTACTGCTGTGTCCAGATCTAAGCATGAAGTATAGATGGTTGAAAGTTTCCTATAGAAGGAATGTAGGTTCAAAGTTTGCCATTTCTCCAGGATGTCTTTACTTCTGAGAATTTTCTTGAAGAATACTCCAGATTTCCTGCCAACTTAATACTTGCTGTTCATGCTTGGGAAGCCAAAAGACCTCTGTCAGTCTGTTCTAACTGAGTCCTCATGGTCTCCATCCTTAGACAGAGTCTTATTTGGCTGTCAATGCAGGATATTCAGAATGTAGTGAGTGAAGGTTGCCAAGCATAAATTGAAATgctaaatagaaacaaaaaagagaatgaatGCATGCGTATCTTCTTGGCATATTTCTTCCATGTGTTTTTACGTAGCTTAACTTTCCACACGTCTCTCTCATAACAGCAGCAATAAAACTCCAAAATAGCCAAGTCTCAGCAGAGACTCTCGACTCCTGGATACAAAATGAGTAGACACGGCATGTTTTCCTAATTCTGAACATGACTTCTGTCTTTCAGATCCTGGTAGAAGAGAATGGACAGTAAAAATATTTCCTTCATCACTGAGTTTATCCTGGTTGGCTTAACAGAATATACGGAGACccatttccccttcttcttcctcttcctaggCATCTATGTTATCACAGTGGCAGGAAATCTGGGCTTGCTCACTCTTATTGGAATGAATTCTCCTCTTCACACTCCTATGTACTACTTCCTCTTTAATTTATCTTTCATTGATCTCTGTTACTCTACAGTCATCACCCCCAAACTGTTGGTAaactttgcttctgagaggaacACAATTTCCTATGAAGGATGCATGACTCAGCTCTATTTCTACTGCTTCTTTGTCAGTGCAGAATGCTATGTGTTGACAGTGATGGcatatgaccgctatgtggccatctgtaagCCGCTGCTGTACACTGTTACCATGTCCCCTCAGGTCTGTTCTCTGCTGACTCTCATTGTCTATGTGGGAGCATTTATTGGTGCATGGGCCCACACAGGGTGCATGCTGAGGCTGATCTTCTGTAAGGACAACACCATCAACCATTACATGTGTGACATCCTTCCCCTGCTAGAGCTCTCCTGCAGCAGCACTTATATCAATGAGCTTGTAGTATTCATTGTTGTAGGTTTTGATGTAGGTGTGCCCAGCGTCACCATCATTGTTTCTTACACATTCATTCTTTCTAGCATCCTTCGCATTCATTCCACTGAAGGAAGGTCCAAGGCCTTCAGCACCTGCAGCTCACATATTATcgtggtttctgttttctttgggtcAGGTGCATTCATGTATCTCCATCCTTCCTCTGTTTTGTCCATGGATCAAGGGAAAGTGTCTACTGTATTCTACACCATTGTGGTACCCATGCTCAATCCTTTGATCTACAGCTTCAGGAACAAGGAAGTCAAGGTTGCCCTGAGAAAAACCTTGAGTATAAAAATATGCTCCTGACTTGGGGATAATATTAGTTAGTAAAGAGAATACTGGCTTTCTCttgaaatatgaaaacaaaggaaGGGTCAAAAATAGAGCACTGGTTTTGTAGTTGACCTGGTCTGAAACTTTGGAAAACTAAGAATATCATATAATCTGACAggtttactaaaaaaaaaataataagttaatACTTGATAATATTGATTgtgaaatttctttcttctctcctttattgtttcattttcctttcctttttattctcacgatgattctcttgcctcagccttctgactgAAGGGATTATAGTAATAAAGGAccgtattttttttcttatggcaGTTATATCTTATGATCTCCACAGTATTTCCTAGTTGTGTTTTATAGATAATTGCAACATCTTTTACAGCACCATTACCAGTCAATTATAGGTTGAAATATTATCATCATGTAAAGAATCCCTTCTGAGacaaaaaattttatataaacttCAAACCTATAAGTTTCATTGTGGCAAAGCTGAATTCTCTCTAAGCATCTGAACTCAACACatgaaaataatctttaaaatatgtgtaattgTGTAAACATTTACTATATTATTTTCATGTTGATAAAAAGTCTTATACATTATagcatatattaatattaaataaaatgacattttaaaatttagtgtggcataacataataaaattaatgattaTAATAGTAAATTTACATAATTAATCATTctgttatataataaaatatctgaatGAATTTTAGGTActtattacattaaaatattttgatatcaCAATCTGTAATacaataaactataaaaatatagtttataattatataaactaTACTTAATTAACTCTGATTTCCATTTCTTCAACTCATCCCAGATTTGTTGTAAGTAACTACCTACCTACCCTCCaactttaagtttatttatttatcagtctcaaaataaaaaattcaaaacaaaaaacaaacaaaataaaatgccatagcaaaacaaaacaacaaaaaagtttatTTGTTACATATGTGGAGACAGTTTTGTATCTACTCAACTAAGAACACCACCCCACCAAACTTTCAACTCAGAATGTTTCCTGcataaaagatggagcagagacagagggaatggccaaacaatgactAGCCCAACATCAGTCCCtaacattttaaatcttttaaaacaaagatttatttccCTTTGTACTCAGCAGATACAATTAACTTACATAgtaaatcaaaaaattaaaaatataaatataatatgaagcaataattacacacacacacgatgcctaaacaaagcaaaataaaactataacTCTACAGAAATAACATTAAGTTTATTTAGTGTTATCTAACTATTCCTAGGAATGAtagaatttcttattttattttataatttttctgtaaACATAGAAAATTCCTTTTCTCTAACATCCTCCTAAACACtcattttatttacctttcttgGTAATAGCTTTTTTAACAGTTATAATTTGGTATATAATGTTGGTTTATATtgattttctttatgatttatgcTGCTGAATTTTTACCATATGCCTATGGCCATGTAAATTCTTAGAATAGTTTGAATACTGGACCTTTCTGTGCATATTGTATGTGTCTATTTCCTTAATATTTGCAGACTATCTAGTTATTCTGTTGAATTTTTTCCCATAAAGGTATTTTAAGATTGATGAGATTGCATTGGGTACATCTTTGCTTTTGTTGCGTGTGCCTTTAAgattatagttttaaaagttcAGAAAAGTGTCACAAAGCATATTCTGATAAAGTGAGTTAACAAATGTACTCACTGAAACTTACCTTAATAAAATGATGCTAAATGTCCTCCCTGAACTTGCACTCTGATATGTAATGGTGTTTATTAAGAAGGAAGAGAACATGAGAGTGTGGAAACTGAAATATTTTTCAGTATATGAAGGGATAAATAATCCTTGGCACATTGACACAAAggaattttctttaattaaaaggCAAAATGAGTCAAACCACAGAAACATACAGAGCAAGcacaaagtaacaaaaaaatgTCAATCTGAAAATTGTACCGATATATTACATGATTCTAAATATATGACCTCCAGAAGCAGTGAACTGTGGTGCCTAAAATTATTCATGGTTACTGGGGTTTGggcatagaaaataataaatgatatgcAGATTTGTTTAAGGCAGTAGAACTACTTGTGTTGGATACTTatcaaaacctaaaataaaatcatagcatCTAGAGTTAACAGATTTATACTGTACTTTCTACTCATCTTTACtataaaaacaacaatattataaaataatgtatactttttaaaaatgcatatcaTGTCTGGTAGCATATGCTTGCTTTCCTAGTTCCTGTTATGTACGGACATGAAGGGTGCAAAGActagactagcctgagctacatatccAGACACcaactaaataaatacatgcttaaataaataaataaataaataacaccaaGAAGACAGGCCAAAATAAATAGCAAATGCTATTTCTGTAAGGAACAAAGAGCTAAATTAATTTTCTGAGTGGTTATAGTTGGAAGTGTTTATATGTAGAGAAAGTTGAGAAGGTAAAAGCTGAAACTAAATAGCCTCTGCATTTATGGGATGAGAGAGAAAACTGTTGTCTTATTTTGaaacaatgtaaaaacaaaacacctattcATCCAAAGTGAGGCACTTATAAAAGACTAGAGACTTTATTTTCCTCATGACCAGCATGATGAAACAGTAGGTTACTAGGTTACTTATACTTACAGGAGCAAGTATTTTAAATGACATGGGTAGCTGCTTCACTGAAAAGCTCATTCCAAAATGAGAGATGACTCGCCAAAACTGTTGCGCTGTATCTTTCTGAAATCTCCCCTGAAGAAAGTCTTCCCTACCCAGAAATGCGTCGCTACTTATATAACCTCAAGGAAGGCCTGGAGAGTCTTATAACTTTCCTGACCATCCCGAAATTTGTAGGTTCTGCTAGCTTACTGTGCTTCCCTGTTTTCTCCAGAAGAACATACCTTAGCACACAAAAGACATTTACATTATTTACACATGGTTAATACAGAAAGAGTCGGAACCAGGAGGATGGATCATCCCAGACAAAAGGCAAACATCTTTTAGATATGTGGACTTGGTCCGCCATTTTATT is a window of Arvicanthis niloticus isolate mArvNil1 chromosome 26, mArvNil1.pat.X, whole genome shotgun sequence DNA encoding:
- the LOC143438816 gene encoding olfactory receptor 8B8-like; translated protein: MDSKNISFITEFILVGLTEYTETHFPFFFLFLGIYVITVAGNLGLLTLIGMNSPLHTPMYYFLFNLSFIDLCYSTVITPKLLVNFASERNTISYEGCMTQLYFYCFFVSAECYVLTVMAYDRYVAICKPLLYTVTMSPQVCSLLTLIVYVGAFIGAWAHTGCMLRLIFCKDNTINHYMCDILPLLELSCSSTYINELVVFIVVGFDVGVPSVTIIVSYTFILSSILRIHSTEGRSKAFSTCSSHIIVVSVFFGSGAFMYLHPSSVLSMDQGKVSTVFYTIVVPMLNPLIYSFRNKEVKVALRKTLSIKICS